The following proteins come from a genomic window of Amphiura filiformis chromosome 16, Afil_fr2py, whole genome shotgun sequence:
- the LOC140135746 gene encoding uncharacterized protein isoform X2, translated as MDTAFCLESDLSVFDQYLYKGQEQISFVNSFVNNYTSSEAQALSPHNNNFVTNSVMSSETFHAPNFGDDEFEIQSLGQNVGGGEHPGFQGGGGGGGGGGNGGMNNPNIHYNTDYQNMSSPQNRNSPRMQMGVTSPPHQMPHSPAMTLPSPSHTISDNYNTMANQGPTYTNPDGSHSFTDSLSHMTETMPNPAVTQHSLPVNPHFPPQNLEIPPITQSNNPNMVPPHIMSHHNMGHSNMGGNGGNIFHNMTQSGLTMDPYPMQQQGHAVTQLSTINQSAISSHLGLHAGMAPHQGQMPPPQTNLVKQSPSPPQGTTRRSPNQESSEDSDDNTPLAQFAAQKRVPVITEQPKEQPITKKKPPKRKRKKDPNEPQKPVSAYALFFRDTQAAIKGQNPNASFGEVSKIVASMWDSLGVEAKQAYKQRTESAKKEYLKKLAAYRASLVSTAGEQPEVDLESPSKQKKTSVMTSIAQPPSAINAPHLMGAHRTIAPRPTGSSVPITVTMTTAATPMMHQSVMQHMQPVQRVMQGQPLVRYGMGPDGMNSAVCRRNGCNKPTIDSPDWDNEYCSNECVVDHCRDVFTAWVATNSATAVLPSVK; from the exons GGCCAAGAGCAGATCAGCTTTGTAAATAGTTTTGTCAATAACTACACCTCGAGCGAGGCCCAGGCACTCTCACCACATAATAATAACTTTGTTACTAACTCAGTTATGTCTTCAGAG ACATTCCACGCACCCAACTTTGGGGATGATGAGTTTGAGATCCAATCATTGGGTCAGAATGTTGGAGGAGGCGAGCATCCTGGTTtccaaggaggaggaggaggcggCGGTGGTGGTGGTAATGGTGGTATGAACAATCCTAACATCCACTATAATACGGACTATCAAAATATGTCAAGTCCTCAGAATCGGAACTCTCCCAGAATGCAGATGGGCGTGACATCCCCTCCTCATCAGATGCCCCATTCGCCAGCCATGACGCTTCCTTCACCGAGTCATACGATATCGGACAATTATAACACAATGGCCAATCAGGGCCCTACGTATACCAACCCAGATGGGTCACATTCGTTCACGGATTCTCTAAGTCACATGACAGAGACAATGCCAAATCCAGCGGTCACGCAACACAGTTTACCGGTGAATCCACATTTCCCGCCACAGAACTTGGAAATACCGCCCATTACGCAGTCAAATAACCCTAACATGGTACCACCACATATCATGAGCCATCATAACATGGGACATTCAAATATGGGTGGCAATGGGGGTAACATATTCCACAATATGACACAATCGGGACTCACTATGGATCCATATCCAATGCAGCAACAGGGTCACGCTGTCACGCAGCTGtcaacaatcaaccaatcagcaatcAGTTCCCATTTAGGTCTTCACGCTGGTATGGCGCCACATCAGGGGCAAATGCCGCCCCCGCAGACAAACTTGGTAAAGCAGTCACCTTCGCCGCCACAAGGAACTACGAGAAGATCACCAAATCAAGAAAGTAGCGAAGATAGCGATGATAATACTCCGTTGGCACAG TTTGCAGCCCAAAAGCGAGTCCCCGTTATAACAGAACAACCCAAAGAGCAGCCAATCACAAAGAAGAAGCCACCCAAGAGGAAACGCAAGAAGGATCCCAACGAGCCCCAGAAACCTGTCTCTGCCTATGCTCTGTTCTTCCGCGACACGCAAGCAGCCATCAAGGGTCAGAACCCCAATGCAAGCTTTGGGGAGGTCTCCAAAATTGTGGCATCTATGTGGGATAGCTTAGGAGTAGAGGCTAAACAG GCATACAAGCAGAGAACAGAATCTGCCAAGAAGGAATATCTGAAGAAGTTAGCAGCCTACAGAGCAAGCTTAGTGTCAACT GCAGGGGAACAGCCGGAAGTAGACCTAGAGTCACCCAGCAAACAGAAGAAAACGTCGGTCATGACGTCAATCGCTCAACCTCCCAGTGCTATCAATGCGCCTCACTTAATGGGTGCGCATCGCACCATAGCGCCCAGGCCTACTGGTTCCAGCGTGCCTATCACCGTCACCATGACGACAGCAGCAACTCCCATGATGCACCAGTCAGTAATGCAGCACATGCAGCCTGTACAGAGGGTAATGCAGGGTCAGCCTTTGGTAAGATACGGG ATGGGTCCAGACGGTATGAACTCTGCAGTATGTCGACGCAATGGTTGTAACAAGCCAACGATAGACAGTCCAGACTGGGATAATGAGTACTGTTCTAATGAGTGTGTGGTTGATCACTGCAG AGATGTATTCACAGCATGGGTGGCCACAAACAGTGCCACAGCAGTGTTACCGTCGGTAAAGTAA
- the LOC140135746 gene encoding uncharacterized protein isoform X5, with translation MDTAFCLESDLSVFDQYLYKGQEQISFVNSFVNNYTSSEAQALSPHNNNFVTNSVMSSETFHAPNFGDDEFEIQSLGQNVGGGEHPGFQGGGGGGGGGGNGGMNNPNIHYNTDYQNMSSPQNRNSPRMQMGVTSPPHQMPHSPAMTLPSPSHTISDNYNTMANQGPTYTNPDGSHSFTDSLSHMTETMPNPAVTQHSLPVNPHFPPQNLEIPPITQSNNPNMVPPHIMSHHNMGHSNMGGNGGNIFHNMTQSGLTMDPYPMQQQGHAVTQLSTINQSAISSHLGLHAGMAPHQGQMPPPQTNLVKQSPSPPQGTTRRSPNQESSEDSDDNTPLAQFAAQKRVPVITEQPKEQPITKKKPPKRKRKKDPNEPQKPVSAYALFFRDTQAAIKGQNPNASFGEVSKIVASMWDSLGVEAKQAYKQRTESAKKEYLKKLAAYRASLVSTAGEQPEVDLESPSKQKKTSVMTSIAQPPSAINAPHLMGAHRTIAPRPTGSSVPITVTMTTAATPMMHQSVMQHMQPVQRVMQGQPLMGPDGMNSAVCRRNGCNKPTIDSPDWDNEYCSNECVVDHCRDVFTAWVATNSATAVLPSVK, from the exons GGCCAAGAGCAGATCAGCTTTGTAAATAGTTTTGTCAATAACTACACCTCGAGCGAGGCCCAGGCACTCTCACCACATAATAATAACTTTGTTACTAACTCAGTTATGTCTTCAGAG ACATTCCACGCACCCAACTTTGGGGATGATGAGTTTGAGATCCAATCATTGGGTCAGAATGTTGGAGGAGGCGAGCATCCTGGTTtccaaggaggaggaggaggcggCGGTGGTGGTGGTAATGGTGGTATGAACAATCCTAACATCCACTATAATACGGACTATCAAAATATGTCAAGTCCTCAGAATCGGAACTCTCCCAGAATGCAGATGGGCGTGACATCCCCTCCTCATCAGATGCCCCATTCGCCAGCCATGACGCTTCCTTCACCGAGTCATACGATATCGGACAATTATAACACAATGGCCAATCAGGGCCCTACGTATACCAACCCAGATGGGTCACATTCGTTCACGGATTCTCTAAGTCACATGACAGAGACAATGCCAAATCCAGCGGTCACGCAACACAGTTTACCGGTGAATCCACATTTCCCGCCACAGAACTTGGAAATACCGCCCATTACGCAGTCAAATAACCCTAACATGGTACCACCACATATCATGAGCCATCATAACATGGGACATTCAAATATGGGTGGCAATGGGGGTAACATATTCCACAATATGACACAATCGGGACTCACTATGGATCCATATCCAATGCAGCAACAGGGTCACGCTGTCACGCAGCTGtcaacaatcaaccaatcagcaatcAGTTCCCATTTAGGTCTTCACGCTGGTATGGCGCCACATCAGGGGCAAATGCCGCCCCCGCAGACAAACTTGGTAAAGCAGTCACCTTCGCCGCCACAAGGAACTACGAGAAGATCACCAAATCAAGAAAGTAGCGAAGATAGCGATGATAATACTCCGTTGGCACAG TTTGCAGCCCAAAAGCGAGTCCCCGTTATAACAGAACAACCCAAAGAGCAGCCAATCACAAAGAAGAAGCCACCCAAGAGGAAACGCAAGAAGGATCCCAACGAGCCCCAGAAACCTGTCTCTGCCTATGCTCTGTTCTTCCGCGACACGCAAGCAGCCATCAAGGGTCAGAACCCCAATGCAAGCTTTGGGGAGGTCTCCAAAATTGTGGCATCTATGTGGGATAGCTTAGGAGTAGAGGCTAAACAG GCATACAAGCAGAGAACAGAATCTGCCAAGAAGGAATATCTGAAGAAGTTAGCAGCCTACAGAGCAAGCTTAGTGTCAACT GCAGGGGAACAGCCGGAAGTAGACCTAGAGTCACCCAGCAAACAGAAGAAAACGTCGGTCATGACGTCAATCGCTCAACCTCCCAGTGCTATCAATGCGCCTCACTTAATGGGTGCGCATCGCACCATAGCGCCCAGGCCTACTGGTTCCAGCGTGCCTATCACCGTCACCATGACGACAGCAGCAACTCCCATGATGCACCAGTCAGTAATGCAGCACATGCAGCCTGTACAGAGGGTAATGCAGGGTCAGCCTTTG ATGGGTCCAGACGGTATGAACTCTGCAGTATGTCGACGCAATGGTTGTAACAAGCCAACGATAGACAGTCCAGACTGGGATAATGAGTACTGTTCTAATGAGTGTGTGGTTGATCACTGCAG AGATGTATTCACAGCATGGGTGGCCACAAACAGTGCCACAGCAGTGTTACCGTCGGTAAAGTAA
- the LOC140135746 gene encoding thymocyte selection-associated high mobility group box protein TOX-like isoform X6 has protein sequence MSSETFHAPNFGDDEFEIQSLGQNVGGGEHPGFQGGGGGGGGGGNGGMNNPNIHYNTDYQNMSSPQNRNSPRMQMGVTSPPHQMPHSPAMTLPSPSHTISDNYNTMANQGPTYTNPDGSHSFTDSLSHMTETMPNPAVTQHSLPVNPHFPPQNLEIPPITQSNNPNMVPPHIMSHHNMGHSNMGGNGGNIFHNMTQSGLTMDPYPMQQQGHAVTQLSTINQSAISSHLGLHAGMAPHQGQMPPPQTNLVKQSPSPPQGTTRRSPNQESSEDSDDNTPLAQFAAQKRVPVITEQPKEQPITKKKPPKRKRKKDPNEPQKPVSAYALFFRDTQAAIKGQNPNASFGEVSKIVASMWDSLGVEAKQAYKQRTESAKKEYLKKLAAYRASLVSTAGEQPEVDLESPSKQKKTSVMTSIAQPPSAINAPHLMGAHRTIAPRPTGSSVPITVTMTTAATPMMHQSVMQHMQPVQRVMQGQPLVRYGMGPDGMNSAVCRRNGCNKPTIDSPDWDNEYCSNECVVDHCRYAPQMYSQHGWPQTVPQQCYRR, from the exons ATGTCTTCAGAG ACATTCCACGCACCCAACTTTGGGGATGATGAGTTTGAGATCCAATCATTGGGTCAGAATGTTGGAGGAGGCGAGCATCCTGGTTtccaaggaggaggaggaggcggCGGTGGTGGTGGTAATGGTGGTATGAACAATCCTAACATCCACTATAATACGGACTATCAAAATATGTCAAGTCCTCAGAATCGGAACTCTCCCAGAATGCAGATGGGCGTGACATCCCCTCCTCATCAGATGCCCCATTCGCCAGCCATGACGCTTCCTTCACCGAGTCATACGATATCGGACAATTATAACACAATGGCCAATCAGGGCCCTACGTATACCAACCCAGATGGGTCACATTCGTTCACGGATTCTCTAAGTCACATGACAGAGACAATGCCAAATCCAGCGGTCACGCAACACAGTTTACCGGTGAATCCACATTTCCCGCCACAGAACTTGGAAATACCGCCCATTACGCAGTCAAATAACCCTAACATGGTACCACCACATATCATGAGCCATCATAACATGGGACATTCAAATATGGGTGGCAATGGGGGTAACATATTCCACAATATGACACAATCGGGACTCACTATGGATCCATATCCAATGCAGCAACAGGGTCACGCTGTCACGCAGCTGtcaacaatcaaccaatcagcaatcAGTTCCCATTTAGGTCTTCACGCTGGTATGGCGCCACATCAGGGGCAAATGCCGCCCCCGCAGACAAACTTGGTAAAGCAGTCACCTTCGCCGCCACAAGGAACTACGAGAAGATCACCAAATCAAGAAAGTAGCGAAGATAGCGATGATAATACTCCGTTGGCACAG TTTGCAGCCCAAAAGCGAGTCCCCGTTATAACAGAACAACCCAAAGAGCAGCCAATCACAAAGAAGAAGCCACCCAAGAGGAAACGCAAGAAGGATCCCAACGAGCCCCAGAAACCTGTCTCTGCCTATGCTCTGTTCTTCCGCGACACGCAAGCAGCCATCAAGGGTCAGAACCCCAATGCAAGCTTTGGGGAGGTCTCCAAAATTGTGGCATCTATGTGGGATAGCTTAGGAGTAGAGGCTAAACAG GCATACAAGCAGAGAACAGAATCTGCCAAGAAGGAATATCTGAAGAAGTTAGCAGCCTACAGAGCAAGCTTAGTGTCAACT GCAGGGGAACAGCCGGAAGTAGACCTAGAGTCACCCAGCAAACAGAAGAAAACGTCGGTCATGACGTCAATCGCTCAACCTCCCAGTGCTATCAATGCGCCTCACTTAATGGGTGCGCATCGCACCATAGCGCCCAGGCCTACTGGTTCCAGCGTGCCTATCACCGTCACCATGACGACAGCAGCAACTCCCATGATGCACCAGTCAGTAATGCAGCACATGCAGCCTGTACAGAGGGTAATGCAGGGTCAGCCTTTGGTAAGATACGGG ATGGGTCCAGACGGTATGAACTCTGCAGTATGTCGACGCAATGGTTGTAACAAGCCAACGATAGACAGTCCAGACTGGGATAATGAGTACTGTTCTAATGAGTGTGTGGTTGATCACTGCAGGTATGCTCCAC AGATGTATTCACAGCATGGGTGGCCACAAACAGTGCCACAGCAGTGTTACCGTCGGTAA
- the LOC140135746 gene encoding uncharacterized protein isoform X3, with the protein MDTAFCLESDLSVFDQYLYKGQEQISFVNSFVNNYTSSEAQALSPHNNNFVTNSVMSSETFHAPNFGDDEFEIQSLGQNVGGGEHPGFQGGGGGGGGGGNGGMNNPNIHYNTDYQNMSSPQNRNSPRMQMGVTSPPHQMPHSPAMTLPSPSHTISDNYNTMANQGPTYTNPDGSHSFTDSLSHMTETMPNPAVTQHSLPVNPHFPPQNLEIPPITQSNNPNMVPPHIMSHHNMGHSNMGGNGGNIFHNMTQSGLTMDPYPMQQQGHAVTQLSTINQSAISSHLGLHAGMAPHQGQMPPPQTNLVKQSPSPPQGTTRRSPNQESSEDSDDNTPLAQFAAQKRVPVITEQPKEQPITKKKPPKRKRKKDPNEPQKPVSAYALFFRDTQAAIKGQNPNASFGEVSKIVASMWDSLGVEAKQAYKQRTESAKKEYLKKLAAYRASLVSTAGEQPEVDLESPSKQKKTSVMTSIAQPPSAINAPHLMGAHRTIAPRPTGSSVPITVTMTTAATPMMHQSVMQHMQPVQRVMQGQPLMGPDGMNSAVCRRNGCNKPTIDSPDWDNEYCSNECVVDHCRYAPQMYSQHGWPQTVPQQCYRR; encoded by the exons GGCCAAGAGCAGATCAGCTTTGTAAATAGTTTTGTCAATAACTACACCTCGAGCGAGGCCCAGGCACTCTCACCACATAATAATAACTTTGTTACTAACTCAGTTATGTCTTCAGAG ACATTCCACGCACCCAACTTTGGGGATGATGAGTTTGAGATCCAATCATTGGGTCAGAATGTTGGAGGAGGCGAGCATCCTGGTTtccaaggaggaggaggaggcggCGGTGGTGGTGGTAATGGTGGTATGAACAATCCTAACATCCACTATAATACGGACTATCAAAATATGTCAAGTCCTCAGAATCGGAACTCTCCCAGAATGCAGATGGGCGTGACATCCCCTCCTCATCAGATGCCCCATTCGCCAGCCATGACGCTTCCTTCACCGAGTCATACGATATCGGACAATTATAACACAATGGCCAATCAGGGCCCTACGTATACCAACCCAGATGGGTCACATTCGTTCACGGATTCTCTAAGTCACATGACAGAGACAATGCCAAATCCAGCGGTCACGCAACACAGTTTACCGGTGAATCCACATTTCCCGCCACAGAACTTGGAAATACCGCCCATTACGCAGTCAAATAACCCTAACATGGTACCACCACATATCATGAGCCATCATAACATGGGACATTCAAATATGGGTGGCAATGGGGGTAACATATTCCACAATATGACACAATCGGGACTCACTATGGATCCATATCCAATGCAGCAACAGGGTCACGCTGTCACGCAGCTGtcaacaatcaaccaatcagcaatcAGTTCCCATTTAGGTCTTCACGCTGGTATGGCGCCACATCAGGGGCAAATGCCGCCCCCGCAGACAAACTTGGTAAAGCAGTCACCTTCGCCGCCACAAGGAACTACGAGAAGATCACCAAATCAAGAAAGTAGCGAAGATAGCGATGATAATACTCCGTTGGCACAG TTTGCAGCCCAAAAGCGAGTCCCCGTTATAACAGAACAACCCAAAGAGCAGCCAATCACAAAGAAGAAGCCACCCAAGAGGAAACGCAAGAAGGATCCCAACGAGCCCCAGAAACCTGTCTCTGCCTATGCTCTGTTCTTCCGCGACACGCAAGCAGCCATCAAGGGTCAGAACCCCAATGCAAGCTTTGGGGAGGTCTCCAAAATTGTGGCATCTATGTGGGATAGCTTAGGAGTAGAGGCTAAACAG GCATACAAGCAGAGAACAGAATCTGCCAAGAAGGAATATCTGAAGAAGTTAGCAGCCTACAGAGCAAGCTTAGTGTCAACT GCAGGGGAACAGCCGGAAGTAGACCTAGAGTCACCCAGCAAACAGAAGAAAACGTCGGTCATGACGTCAATCGCTCAACCTCCCAGTGCTATCAATGCGCCTCACTTAATGGGTGCGCATCGCACCATAGCGCCCAGGCCTACTGGTTCCAGCGTGCCTATCACCGTCACCATGACGACAGCAGCAACTCCCATGATGCACCAGTCAGTAATGCAGCACATGCAGCCTGTACAGAGGGTAATGCAGGGTCAGCCTTTG ATGGGTCCAGACGGTATGAACTCTGCAGTATGTCGACGCAATGGTTGTAACAAGCCAACGATAGACAGTCCAGACTGGGATAATGAGTACTGTTCTAATGAGTGTGTGGTTGATCACTGCAGGTATGCTCCAC AGATGTATTCACAGCATGGGTGGCCACAAACAGTGCCACAGCAGTGTTACCGTCGGTAA
- the LOC140135746 gene encoding uncharacterized protein isoform X1 gives MDTAFCLESDLSVFDQYLYKGQEQISFVNSFVNNYTSSEAQALSPHNNNFVTNSVMSSETFHAPNFGDDEFEIQSLGQNVGGGEHPGFQGGGGGGGGGGNGGMNNPNIHYNTDYQNMSSPQNRNSPRMQMGVTSPPHQMPHSPAMTLPSPSHTISDNYNTMANQGPTYTNPDGSHSFTDSLSHMTETMPNPAVTQHSLPVNPHFPPQNLEIPPITQSNNPNMVPPHIMSHHNMGHSNMGGNGGNIFHNMTQSGLTMDPYPMQQQGHAVTQLSTINQSAISSHLGLHAGMAPHQGQMPPPQTNLVKQSPSPPQGTTRRSPNQESSEDSDDNTPLAQFAAQKRVPVITEQPKEQPITKKKPPKRKRKKDPNEPQKPVSAYALFFRDTQAAIKGQNPNASFGEVSKIVASMWDSLGVEAKQAYKQRTESAKKEYLKKLAAYRASLVSTAGEQPEVDLESPSKQKKTSVMTSIAQPPSAINAPHLMGAHRTIAPRPTGSSVPITVTMTTAATPMMHQSVMQHMQPVQRVMQGQPLVRYGMGPDGMNSAVCRRNGCNKPTIDSPDWDNEYCSNECVVDHCRYAPQMYSQHGWPQTVPQQCYRR, from the exons GGCCAAGAGCAGATCAGCTTTGTAAATAGTTTTGTCAATAACTACACCTCGAGCGAGGCCCAGGCACTCTCACCACATAATAATAACTTTGTTACTAACTCAGTTATGTCTTCAGAG ACATTCCACGCACCCAACTTTGGGGATGATGAGTTTGAGATCCAATCATTGGGTCAGAATGTTGGAGGAGGCGAGCATCCTGGTTtccaaggaggaggaggaggcggCGGTGGTGGTGGTAATGGTGGTATGAACAATCCTAACATCCACTATAATACGGACTATCAAAATATGTCAAGTCCTCAGAATCGGAACTCTCCCAGAATGCAGATGGGCGTGACATCCCCTCCTCATCAGATGCCCCATTCGCCAGCCATGACGCTTCCTTCACCGAGTCATACGATATCGGACAATTATAACACAATGGCCAATCAGGGCCCTACGTATACCAACCCAGATGGGTCACATTCGTTCACGGATTCTCTAAGTCACATGACAGAGACAATGCCAAATCCAGCGGTCACGCAACACAGTTTACCGGTGAATCCACATTTCCCGCCACAGAACTTGGAAATACCGCCCATTACGCAGTCAAATAACCCTAACATGGTACCACCACATATCATGAGCCATCATAACATGGGACATTCAAATATGGGTGGCAATGGGGGTAACATATTCCACAATATGACACAATCGGGACTCACTATGGATCCATATCCAATGCAGCAACAGGGTCACGCTGTCACGCAGCTGtcaacaatcaaccaatcagcaatcAGTTCCCATTTAGGTCTTCACGCTGGTATGGCGCCACATCAGGGGCAAATGCCGCCCCCGCAGACAAACTTGGTAAAGCAGTCACCTTCGCCGCCACAAGGAACTACGAGAAGATCACCAAATCAAGAAAGTAGCGAAGATAGCGATGATAATACTCCGTTGGCACAG TTTGCAGCCCAAAAGCGAGTCCCCGTTATAACAGAACAACCCAAAGAGCAGCCAATCACAAAGAAGAAGCCACCCAAGAGGAAACGCAAGAAGGATCCCAACGAGCCCCAGAAACCTGTCTCTGCCTATGCTCTGTTCTTCCGCGACACGCAAGCAGCCATCAAGGGTCAGAACCCCAATGCAAGCTTTGGGGAGGTCTCCAAAATTGTGGCATCTATGTGGGATAGCTTAGGAGTAGAGGCTAAACAG GCATACAAGCAGAGAACAGAATCTGCCAAGAAGGAATATCTGAAGAAGTTAGCAGCCTACAGAGCAAGCTTAGTGTCAACT GCAGGGGAACAGCCGGAAGTAGACCTAGAGTCACCCAGCAAACAGAAGAAAACGTCGGTCATGACGTCAATCGCTCAACCTCCCAGTGCTATCAATGCGCCTCACTTAATGGGTGCGCATCGCACCATAGCGCCCAGGCCTACTGGTTCCAGCGTGCCTATCACCGTCACCATGACGACAGCAGCAACTCCCATGATGCACCAGTCAGTAATGCAGCACATGCAGCCTGTACAGAGGGTAATGCAGGGTCAGCCTTTGGTAAGATACGGG ATGGGTCCAGACGGTATGAACTCTGCAGTATGTCGACGCAATGGTTGTAACAAGCCAACGATAGACAGTCCAGACTGGGATAATGAGTACTGTTCTAATGAGTGTGTGGTTGATCACTGCAGGTATGCTCCAC AGATGTATTCACAGCATGGGTGGCCACAAACAGTGCCACAGCAGTGTTACCGTCGGTAA
- the LOC140135746 gene encoding thymocyte selection-associated high mobility group box protein TOX-like isoform X7, translated as MIIQTFHAPNFGDDEFEIQSLGQNVGGGEHPGFQGGGGGGGGGGNGGMNNPNIHYNTDYQNMSSPQNRNSPRMQMGVTSPPHQMPHSPAMTLPSPSHTISDNYNTMANQGPTYTNPDGSHSFTDSLSHMTETMPNPAVTQHSLPVNPHFPPQNLEIPPITQSNNPNMVPPHIMSHHNMGHSNMGGNGGNIFHNMTQSGLTMDPYPMQQQGHAVTQLSTINQSAISSHLGLHAGMAPHQGQMPPPQTNLVKQSPSPPQGTTRRSPNQESSEDSDDNTPLAQFAAQKRVPVITEQPKEQPITKKKPPKRKRKKDPNEPQKPVSAYALFFRDTQAAIKGQNPNASFGEVSKIVASMWDSLGVEAKQAYKQRTESAKKEYLKKLAAYRASLVSTAGEQPEVDLESPSKQKKTSVMTSIAQPPSAINAPHLMGAHRTIAPRPTGSSVPITVTMTTAATPMMHQSVMQHMQPVQRVMQGQPLVRYGMGPDGMNSAVCRRNGCNKPTIDSPDWDNEYCSNECVVDHCRYAPQMYSQHGWPQTVPQQCYRR; from the exons ATGATTATACAA ACATTCCACGCACCCAACTTTGGGGATGATGAGTTTGAGATCCAATCATTGGGTCAGAATGTTGGAGGAGGCGAGCATCCTGGTTtccaaggaggaggaggaggcggCGGTGGTGGTGGTAATGGTGGTATGAACAATCCTAACATCCACTATAATACGGACTATCAAAATATGTCAAGTCCTCAGAATCGGAACTCTCCCAGAATGCAGATGGGCGTGACATCCCCTCCTCATCAGATGCCCCATTCGCCAGCCATGACGCTTCCTTCACCGAGTCATACGATATCGGACAATTATAACACAATGGCCAATCAGGGCCCTACGTATACCAACCCAGATGGGTCACATTCGTTCACGGATTCTCTAAGTCACATGACAGAGACAATGCCAAATCCAGCGGTCACGCAACACAGTTTACCGGTGAATCCACATTTCCCGCCACAGAACTTGGAAATACCGCCCATTACGCAGTCAAATAACCCTAACATGGTACCACCACATATCATGAGCCATCATAACATGGGACATTCAAATATGGGTGGCAATGGGGGTAACATATTCCACAATATGACACAATCGGGACTCACTATGGATCCATATCCAATGCAGCAACAGGGTCACGCTGTCACGCAGCTGtcaacaatcaaccaatcagcaatcAGTTCCCATTTAGGTCTTCACGCTGGTATGGCGCCACATCAGGGGCAAATGCCGCCCCCGCAGACAAACTTGGTAAAGCAGTCACCTTCGCCGCCACAAGGAACTACGAGAAGATCACCAAATCAAGAAAGTAGCGAAGATAGCGATGATAATACTCCGTTGGCACAG TTTGCAGCCCAAAAGCGAGTCCCCGTTATAACAGAACAACCCAAAGAGCAGCCAATCACAAAGAAGAAGCCACCCAAGAGGAAACGCAAGAAGGATCCCAACGAGCCCCAGAAACCTGTCTCTGCCTATGCTCTGTTCTTCCGCGACACGCAAGCAGCCATCAAGGGTCAGAACCCCAATGCAAGCTTTGGGGAGGTCTCCAAAATTGTGGCATCTATGTGGGATAGCTTAGGAGTAGAGGCTAAACAG GCATACAAGCAGAGAACAGAATCTGCCAAGAAGGAATATCTGAAGAAGTTAGCAGCCTACAGAGCAAGCTTAGTGTCAACT GCAGGGGAACAGCCGGAAGTAGACCTAGAGTCACCCAGCAAACAGAAGAAAACGTCGGTCATGACGTCAATCGCTCAACCTCCCAGTGCTATCAATGCGCCTCACTTAATGGGTGCGCATCGCACCATAGCGCCCAGGCCTACTGGTTCCAGCGTGCCTATCACCGTCACCATGACGACAGCAGCAACTCCCATGATGCACCAGTCAGTAATGCAGCACATGCAGCCTGTACAGAGGGTAATGCAGGGTCAGCCTTTGGTAAGATACGGG ATGGGTCCAGACGGTATGAACTCTGCAGTATGTCGACGCAATGGTTGTAACAAGCCAACGATAGACAGTCCAGACTGGGATAATGAGTACTGTTCTAATGAGTGTGTGGTTGATCACTGCAGGTATGCTCCAC AGATGTATTCACAGCATGGGTGGCCACAAACAGTGCCACAGCAGTGTTACCGTCGGTAA